Proteins found in one Cobetia sp. L2A1 genomic segment:
- the rplT gene encoding 50S ribosomal protein L20, which yields MSRVKRGVVARRRHKKIMKQAKGYYGARSRVFRVAKQAVIKAGQYAYRDRRVRKRQFRALWIARINAAARINGMSYSRFIAGLKKANIEIDRKVLADIAVHEKAAFAAIVEKAKAA from the coding sequence ATGTCCCGCGTCAAGCGTGGCGTCGTCGCACGTCGCCGTCACAAGAAGATCATGAAGCAGGCTAAAGGTTATTACGGAGCGCGTTCACGCGTCTTCCGCGTAGCCAAGCAAGCTGTCATCAAGGCCGGCCAGTATGCTTATCGTGACCGTCGTGTCCGTAAGCGTCAGTTCCGTGCTCTGTGGATCGCGCGTATCAACGCTGCGGCCCGCATCAATGGCATGTCTTACAGCCGCTTCATTGCTGGCCTGAAAAAGGCCAATATCGAGATCGACCGTAAGGTCCTCGCCGATATCGCGGTTCACGAAAAAGCTGCCTTTGCTGCTATCGTTGAGAAAGCAAAAGCTGCCTAA
- the rpmI gene encoding 50S ribosomal protein L35: MPKIKTNRGAAKRFKKTANGFKHKQSFRSHILTKKSTKRKRQLRGMKQVHAADKALIRRMLPNL; encoded by the coding sequence ATGCCGAAGATCAAGACTAACCGCGGCGCTGCCAAGCGCTTCAAGAAGACTGCCAATGGCTTCAAGCACAAGCAGTCCTTCCGTAGCCACATCCTGACCAAGAAGTCGACCAAGCGTAAGCGTCAGCTGCGTGGCATGAAACAGGTTCACGCTGCAGACAAGGCGCTCATCCGCCGTATGCTGCCGAACCTGTAA
- the infC gene encoding translation initiation factor IF-3 — protein sequence MKRNNQRGRPQEKRAPINDRIRADEVRLIDADGEQVGVVPTKEALTKAEEAGLDLVQISNADPIVCKIMDYGKFLFDEKKQKNLQKKKQKQIQVKEVKFRPGTDEGDYQVKLRNLIRFIEGGDKGKVTLRFRGREMAHQDIGRKLMERIAGDLGELVVVESFPKMEGRQMIMILAPKKK from the coding sequence ATCAAGCGGAATAATCAGCGCGGACGCCCCCAAGAAAAGCGGGCTCCCATCAATGACCGTATTCGTGCGGACGAAGTCCGCCTCATCGACGCAGATGGAGAGCAGGTTGGCGTAGTGCCAACCAAAGAAGCGCTCACCAAGGCCGAAGAGGCAGGGCTTGACCTCGTCCAGATTTCTAATGCCGACCCCATCGTCTGTAAGATCATGGATTACGGCAAGTTTCTTTTCGATGAGAAGAAACAGAAAAATCTGCAGAAGAAGAAGCAGAAGCAAATCCAGGTCAAGGAAGTCAAATTCCGTCCTGGTACCGATGAAGGCGATTATCAGGTCAAGCTGCGTAACCTGATTCGCTTCATCGAAGGCGGAGACAAGGGTAAGGTAACCTTGCGCTTCCGTGGTCGTGAAATGGCGCATCAGGACATCGGCCGCAAGCTGATGGAACGAATCGCCGGCGACCTTGGCGAGCTTGTGGTCGTCGAGTCCTTCCCGAAAATGGAAGGCCGTCAGATGATCATGATTCTCGCGCCGAAAAAGAAGTGA
- the thrS gene encoding threonine--tRNA ligase, producing the protein MPIVTLPDGSQRTFDTPISVMQLAESIGPGLAKACVAGKINGVEVDAADMITEDANVAILTARDAEGLEVIRHSCAHLIGHAVKQLYPDAKMAIGPVITDGFYYDIDFGRSVTPEDLETIEKRMKQLIDTEYDVVREYVSRDQAIAAFEARNEPYKQEVIEGIGEGDTIRLYHHEEYTDMCRGPHVPNTRHLKHFQLLKLAGAYWRGDSTKPMLTRIYGTAWPDKKQLKAYAKRLEEAEKRDHRKLAKKLDLFHMQEEAPGMVFWHPNGWTMYQVLEQYMRRIQRANGYQEIKTPQVVDLSLWKKSGHWGHYNELMFTTESEKREYAIKPMNCPCHVQVFNQGLKSYRDLPLRLAEFGSCHRNEPSGSLHGLMRVRGFTQDDAHIFCTDNQVQAEAEDFIRLTLEVYRQFGFEDVELKLSTRPESYIGEPEAWDKAEAGLQAALDATGLPWDLQPGEGAFYGPKIEFSLRDCLNRVWQCGTLQLDFNLPERLSAQFVDESGERRTPVMLHRAILGSFERFLGILIEHYAGAMPFWLAPEQVVILNITDSQAEYAKDLVSRLEKHDIRVKADLRNEKIGFKIREHTLQKVPYLIVVGDKEVEADAVAVRTRSGEDLGTMSVSAFVEHLTEERV; encoded by the coding sequence ATGCCTATCGTTACTCTGCCTGACGGCAGCCAGCGTACCTTCGATACTCCGATTTCCGTGATGCAGCTGGCCGAGTCCATCGGTCCTGGTCTGGCCAAGGCCTGTGTCGCTGGCAAGATCAATGGAGTCGAAGTCGACGCCGCCGACATGATCACCGAAGACGCCAACGTTGCCATTCTTACGGCGCGTGATGCGGAAGGTCTGGAGGTGATTCGTCACTCCTGCGCCCACTTGATTGGTCACGCCGTCAAGCAGCTCTACCCTGATGCCAAGATGGCCATTGGTCCGGTGATCACCGATGGTTTCTATTACGATATCGATTTCGGTCGCTCGGTAACGCCGGAAGATCTTGAGACCATCGAGAAGCGCATGAAGCAGCTGATCGATACCGAATATGATGTAGTGCGCGAATACGTGTCCCGCGATCAGGCCATCGCCGCGTTCGAGGCGCGTAATGAGCCCTACAAGCAGGAAGTCATCGAAGGTATCGGCGAAGGCGATACCATTCGTCTGTATCACCATGAAGAATACACCGACATGTGCCGCGGCCCGCACGTGCCGAATACCCGCCATCTCAAGCATTTCCAGCTGCTCAAGCTGGCGGGTGCCTACTGGCGTGGTGATTCCACCAAGCCGATGCTGACGCGCATCTATGGCACCGCATGGCCGGACAAGAAGCAGCTGAAGGCCTATGCCAAGCGTCTTGAAGAAGCTGAAAAGCGCGATCATCGCAAGCTGGCCAAGAAGCTCGACCTGTTCCACATGCAGGAAGAAGCCCCTGGCATGGTGTTCTGGCACCCGAATGGGTGGACCATGTACCAGGTGCTCGAGCAGTACATGCGTCGTATCCAGCGTGCCAATGGCTATCAGGAGATCAAGACGCCGCAGGTGGTTGATCTTTCGCTTTGGAAAAAATCCGGACACTGGGGGCATTACAATGAGTTGATGTTCACCACTGAATCCGAGAAGCGCGAGTACGCGATCAAGCCAATGAACTGCCCGTGTCACGTGCAGGTCTTCAATCAGGGCCTGAAAAGCTACCGTGACCTGCCACTGCGTCTTGCCGAGTTCGGCTCCTGTCACCGTAACGAGCCATCTGGTTCTCTGCATGGCCTGATGCGTGTGCGTGGCTTTACTCAGGATGATGCTCACATCTTCTGCACTGATAATCAGGTGCAGGCTGAGGCAGAAGATTTCATTCGCTTGACCCTCGAGGTCTATCGTCAGTTCGGATTCGAAGACGTTGAACTGAAGCTCTCTACTCGTCCGGAATCCTACATTGGCGAGCCGGAAGCATGGGACAAGGCTGAAGCAGGGCTGCAGGCAGCCCTTGATGCTACCGGCCTGCCGTGGGACCTTCAGCCGGGTGAAGGCGCCTTCTATGGACCAAAGATTGAATTCTCGCTACGAGATTGTCTGAATCGTGTCTGGCAGTGTGGTACTCTACAGCTGGACTTCAATCTGCCTGAGCGTCTCAGTGCCCAGTTTGTCGATGAAAGTGGAGAGCGTCGCACGCCGGTTATGCTACACCGCGCGATCCTCGGCTCTTTTGAGCGCTTCCTCGGTATACTGATTGAGCACTACGCAGGCGCGATGCCATTTTGGCTCGCCCCGGAGCAGGTCGTCATACTTAACATCACGGATTCCCAGGCAGAATATGCCAAGGATCTGGTCTCCCGCCTCGAGAAACATGACATCCGTGTCAAAGCAGACTTGAGGAACGAGAAGATCGGCTTTAAAATCCGTGAGCATACTCTGCAGAAGGTCCCTTACCTTATCGTCGTAGGCGACAAGGAAGTGGAAGCTGACGCAGTAGCTGTCCGTACTCGTTCTGGTGAAGACCTCGGTACCATGAGTGTTTCAGCATTCGTGGAACACCTGACGGAAGAACGAGTCTGA
- a CDS encoding OmpA family protein yields the protein MKRSTTGLILGSALVVGLSGCASSASQSSSAEKPWYSQPFVCGLAGGLIGGGLGYGVSGNKDEDTGAALGAVGGATAGALLCADDAPKSMDDDGDGVPNDRDECPGTPAGVAVDAKGCPLDTDGDGVADYQDQCPGTPAGVTVDAKGCPLDSDGDGVPDYQDQCPNTPAGAKVNALGCVADLVLRDVNFEFDSAKLTANAEKVLNGVAAKLVSNENVRVRVEGHTDSVGSDAYNKQLSQKRADSVKAYLASEGVGSSRIDSMGYGEEQPVAGNDTAAGRAENRRVELAEVK from the coding sequence ATGAAAAGATCTACGACTGGCCTGATTCTGGGTTCTGCATTGGTTGTTGGCCTGTCTGGCTGCGCAAGCTCTGCTTCCCAGTCTTCATCTGCTGAGAAGCCCTGGTACAGCCAGCCGTTCGTCTGCGGTCTGGCCGGCGGCCTGATCGGTGGCGGCCTGGGTTATGGCGTCTCTGGCAACAAAGATGAAGATACTGGCGCTGCACTGGGTGCTGTTGGCGGCGCGACTGCCGGCGCACTTCTGTGTGCTGACGATGCTCCGAAGTCCATGGACGACGATGGCGATGGCGTGCCGAACGACCGTGACGAATGCCCGGGTACTCCGGCAGGCGTTGCTGTTGATGCGAAAGGCTGCCCGCTCGACACCGACGGTGACGGCGTTGCTGACTACCAAGACCAGTGCCCGGGTACTCCGGCCGGCGTCACTGTTGATGCGAAAGGCTGCCCGCTCGATTCCGACGGTGACGGCGTGCCGGATTACCAGGACCAGTGCCCGAACACTCCGGCCGGTGCCAAGGTCAACGCTCTGGGTTGTGTCGCCGATCTCGTGCTGCGTGACGTGAACTTCGAGTTTGACTCCGCCAAGCTGACTGCCAATGCCGAGAAAGTGCTGAACGGTGTTGCTGCGAAGCTGGTCTCCAACGAGAACGTCCGCGTTCGCGTCGAAGGTCACACTGACTCAGTAGGTTCTGATGCCTACAACAAGCAGCTGTCCCAGAAGCGTGCTGATTCCGTGAAGGCCTACCTGGCTTCCGAAGGCGTTGGTTCTAGCCGTATCGACTCCATGGGCTACGGCGAAGAACAGCCTGTTGCCGGTAACGATACTGCTGCAGGTCGTGCAGAAAACCGTCGTGTTGAGCTTGCCGAAGTTAAGTAA
- a CDS encoding amidohydrolase has protein sequence MNITLPLLGTPLVELRHALHRAPELSGHEAATAACIAGWMKEAGAEVVTGLGGHGLAAIFRGVLPGPRIMLRCELDALPIDEVPRGDWSSCHPHVGHLCGHDGHMSWLLGVAQRLAESPVAQGEVVLLFQPAEETGEGARAVVRTSAFQSIKPDYLYSCHNLPGRPLGEVSVRDEAFTCASRGMIVRLSGLCAHAAHPENGRSPAMAMCRIMQGLSRLPLQFADETGLAMVTLIHARLGEVAFGTSPGDAEVMATLRTESNDMMKALAEAAVFLARSEAEEDRLGIDVDWCDTFEATWNSPQANAVIREVAAQLGRDCVELSHAHRWSEDVGVLGRECHAAMFTLGAGEEIPGLHHPQYDFPDTLISLGVDLFEGLVRQHLGSK, from the coding sequence ATGAACATAACACTCCCTCTGCTGGGGACTCCGCTGGTTGAACTGCGTCACGCACTGCATCGCGCTCCGGAGCTTTCAGGCCACGAAGCCGCGACAGCGGCCTGTATTGCTGGCTGGATGAAAGAGGCAGGTGCTGAAGTGGTCACCGGGCTTGGTGGGCATGGTCTGGCGGCTATCTTTCGCGGCGTCTTGCCTGGCCCTCGTATCATGCTGCGCTGTGAACTTGATGCCCTGCCCATTGATGAGGTGCCGCGAGGGGACTGGTCGTCATGTCATCCGCACGTGGGGCACCTGTGTGGCCACGATGGACACATGAGCTGGTTGCTGGGGGTAGCACAGCGCCTCGCTGAGTCACCCGTCGCACAGGGTGAGGTGGTGTTGTTATTCCAGCCTGCAGAAGAAACCGGTGAGGGCGCGCGAGCAGTGGTGCGAACCAGCGCATTTCAGTCCATAAAGCCAGATTATCTCTATTCCTGCCATAACTTGCCTGGACGTCCTCTTGGGGAGGTCAGTGTGCGTGACGAGGCCTTTACTTGCGCCTCGCGAGGGATGATCGTGCGACTTTCCGGTTTGTGTGCCCATGCAGCACATCCTGAAAATGGTCGCAGTCCTGCGATGGCCATGTGCCGAATCATGCAAGGGTTGTCACGATTACCGCTTCAGTTTGCAGATGAAACTGGGCTGGCGATGGTCACATTGATACATGCGCGTCTCGGAGAGGTAGCGTTTGGCACATCTCCCGGGGACGCCGAGGTAATGGCAACGCTGCGCACCGAAAGCAATGACATGATGAAAGCGCTCGCTGAAGCAGCCGTTTTTCTTGCGCGTAGCGAAGCAGAAGAAGACCGGCTAGGCATTGATGTCGACTGGTGCGATACCTTCGAGGCGACCTGGAATTCGCCGCAGGCAAATGCCGTGATTCGCGAAGTGGCTGCACAATTGGGGCGTGATTGTGTCGAACTTTCTCACGCTCACCGATGGTCCGAAGATGTCGGTGTACTAGGCCGCGAGTGCCATGCAGCCATGTTCACGCTCGGTGCTGGTGAAGAAATACCAGGGTTGCACCATCCGCAATATGATTTTCCTGATACCCTTATCTCGCTCGGCGTTGATCTCTTCGAGGGACTGGTTCGCCAGCACCTTGGGAGCAAGTGA
- a CDS encoding DUF2489 domain-containing protein: protein MSLISSIILIVTALIIIVSLAVYALKLRRKVKEREALREEELTRARANCLESLETIARAMQAGQVDLVEGGLRCKVLVEILDTTLAEDEVLSAFGILHGRVAHLHTHSARKALSPRERLAEDRERIAVEEALTEALQQAADRVLENMDVWHQHYLGRNRPVVPADLGRAV from the coding sequence ATGTCCTTGATCAGTAGCATCATTCTGATAGTCACCGCTCTCATCATCATCGTGAGCCTTGCTGTGTATGCCCTCAAGCTGCGTCGCAAGGTCAAGGAGCGTGAAGCTTTACGTGAGGAAGAGCTTACGCGAGCGCGGGCCAATTGCCTGGAGAGTCTCGAGACAATCGCACGTGCCATGCAAGCAGGGCAGGTTGATCTGGTCGAGGGGGGGCTTCGCTGCAAGGTACTGGTCGAAATTCTCGATACAACGCTTGCCGAGGATGAAGTGTTGTCTGCCTTCGGCATTCTGCATGGCCGTGTGGCGCACCTGCACACTCATTCAGCTCGCAAGGCACTGAGTCCGCGTGAGCGTCTTGCCGAGGACCGCGAGCGTATCGCCGTTGAGGAAGCGCTCACTGAGGCGCTTCAACAGGCCGCTGATCGTGTGCTTGAGAATATGGATGTTTGGCATCAGCACTATCTGGGCCGCAACCGGCCGGTGGTACCTGCTGACTTGGGCAGGGCCGTCTAG
- a CDS encoding glycosyltransferase family 4 protein: MNEGQSGAGKLAAIAIRQVEKNTGASRNAFEQADALRALGYRVVILAERGKSELAGQHGADLVRLWRWPLKGAFRRFWFNRRVQAWAKRNTPNLLISHGDCESPDTVYLHNCVHLASQCIYGRELPDDHEVAAIHDHVLKGGKFRQIAVNSRMMGEDLISRYGIARDKIEISYPGYDPEQFTPERARVGRDAQRQALGVGDDERLIGLVSSGNFIKRNVTLFVAMAALMEQASPSRYRFLVVGKDDAAPYQQQAREAGVEGRIQWRSTIPEVETLYGALDLFVLPAHIEEFGRVALEAMACGTPVLLNARVGSAELLHEHPSLVMGAESTPEQWAVRCSHLLESDTQALGNTLATLAKSYSHQAQNLKLKASFEALMKGR, from the coding sequence GTGAACGAGGGGCAGTCTGGAGCCGGCAAGCTTGCGGCTATCGCCATTCGTCAGGTCGAGAAGAATACTGGCGCCAGTCGCAATGCGTTTGAGCAGGCCGATGCCCTGCGTGCTTTGGGCTATCGTGTCGTGATTCTCGCCGAGCGCGGCAAGTCGGAGCTGGCGGGACAGCACGGCGCTGATCTGGTGCGCCTTTGGCGCTGGCCGCTGAAAGGAGCGTTTCGACGTTTCTGGTTCAATCGGCGTGTACAGGCGTGGGCCAAACGCAATACGCCGAATCTGTTGATCAGTCATGGTGATTGCGAAAGTCCGGATACGGTCTATCTGCACAATTGCGTGCATCTGGCCTCGCAGTGCATATACGGTCGCGAGCTGCCAGACGATCATGAGGTCGCGGCGATACATGATCATGTGCTCAAGGGTGGCAAGTTCCGTCAGATAGCGGTCAACTCACGCATGATGGGTGAAGATCTGATCAGTCGCTACGGTATTGCCCGCGACAAGATCGAGATCAGCTATCCCGGTTATGACCCAGAGCAATTCACGCCTGAGCGGGCACGTGTCGGGCGCGATGCTCAACGTCAGGCGCTCGGGGTCGGCGATGATGAACGGCTGATTGGACTGGTCTCATCCGGTAATTTCATCAAGCGTAACGTGACACTCTTCGTGGCCATGGCAGCACTGATGGAGCAGGCCTCACCGAGCCGCTACCGCTTCCTGGTCGTCGGCAAGGACGATGCAGCCCCTTATCAGCAGCAAGCGCGTGAAGCCGGCGTGGAGGGGCGTATACAGTGGCGCTCGACCATTCCTGAGGTCGAGACGCTCTACGGTGCGTTGGATCTCTTCGTGCTACCGGCGCATATCGAAGAGTTTGGCCGTGTTGCACTGGAAGCGATGGCCTGTGGTACACCGGTACTGTTGAATGCACGGGTCGGTTCTGCAGAGCTATTGCACGAGCATCCCTCGTTGGTGATGGGAGCTGAATCCACCCCTGAACAATGGGCCGTGCGCTGTTCGCATTTGCTGGAGAGTGATACCCAAGCGCTGGGAAACACTCTGGCAACACTGGCGAAAAGCTACTCTCATCAGGCGCAGAACCTTAAGCTCAAGGCCAGTTTTGAGGCATTGATGAAGGGGCGTTGA
- a CDS encoding UDP-glucose dehydrogenase family protein, with the protein MNITVFGTGYVGLVTGTCLADVGHDVICMDVDEAKIDGLKHGEIPIYEPGLESMVLRNVEAGRLNFTTDARQAVEHGTLQFIAVGTPPDEDGSADLKYVLAVAGTIGEFMDGYKVIIDKSTVPVGTADRVTARVAEVLNERGAMHDFDVCSNPEFLKEGAALEDFTRGARIVVGTDSEAVRERMRECYAPYNRNHEKLMFMDVRAAELTKYAANAMLATKISFMNEISNLAERLGADIEEVRRGIGSDPRIGYHFIYPGCGYGGSCFPKDVQALARTASQVGYNAELLQAVEAVNKRQKVTLFEKLSRAFDGDLAGKTIAVWGLAFKPNTDDMRDAPSRTLMEALWAAGATVQAYDPEAMKECRRIYGERDDLVLVADNVQAVKGADALVICTEWKEFRTLDGMWLKAQLGFPVVVDGRNLFEPAAMKAAGLMYYAVGRGDSMVAAQEAS; encoded by the coding sequence ATGAACATCACTGTCTTCGGAACAGGCTATGTAGGCCTGGTAACTGGCACCTGTTTGGCCGATGTTGGCCATGATGTGATCTGCATGGATGTGGATGAAGCCAAGATCGATGGTCTCAAGCATGGTGAGATACCCATCTATGAGCCGGGCCTCGAGAGCATGGTGTTGCGCAATGTCGAGGCGGGGCGACTTAACTTCACGACTGATGCCCGTCAGGCGGTCGAGCATGGCACCTTGCAGTTCATCGCTGTCGGTACGCCGCCGGATGAGGATGGTAGTGCGGATTTGAAGTACGTGCTGGCAGTTGCGGGCACCATCGGTGAGTTCATGGATGGCTATAAGGTCATCATCGATAAGTCGACCGTTCCCGTCGGCACTGCCGACCGCGTCACTGCCCGTGTCGCCGAGGTGCTGAACGAACGTGGTGCGATGCACGATTTTGATGTCTGCTCCAACCCGGAATTCCTCAAGGAAGGTGCGGCACTTGAAGACTTCACGCGCGGTGCACGTATCGTCGTCGGTACTGACTCCGAAGCCGTGCGCGAGCGCATGCGTGAATGCTATGCCCCCTACAACCGCAATCATGAAAAGCTGATGTTCATGGATGTGCGTGCTGCAGAGCTGACGAAGTATGCTGCCAACGCGATGCTGGCGACCAAGATCAGCTTCATGAACGAGATTTCCAATCTGGCTGAGCGTCTCGGGGCAGATATCGAAGAGGTACGACGCGGTATCGGCAGTGACCCGCGTATCGGTTATCACTTCATCTATCCCGGATGTGGTTATGGCGGCTCCTGCTTCCCGAAAGATGTGCAGGCGCTGGCACGTACCGCGAGCCAGGTCGGTTACAACGCCGAGTTGCTGCAAGCGGTCGAAGCCGTCAACAAGCGTCAGAAGGTTACGCTGTTCGAGAAGCTCTCGCGGGCCTTCGATGGCGATCTCGCCGGCAAGACCATCGCCGTCTGGGGCCTCGCTTTCAAGCCAAATACCGATGATATGCGTGATGCGCCAAGTCGCACGCTGATGGAAGCGCTGTGGGCTGCAGGTGCCACGGTGCAGGCCTATGATCCAGAGGCGATGAAAGAGTGCCGTCGTATCTACGGTGAGCGCGATGATTTGGTGTTGGTGGCTGACAACGTTCAGGCCGTCAAGGGGGCAGATGCATTGGTGATCTGTACCGAGTGGAAAGAATTCCGCACGCTGGACGGCATGTGGCTCAAGGCCCAGCTCGGCTTCCCGGTGGTTGTCGATGGCCGTAATCTGTTTGAACCGGCAGCGATGAAAGCTGCGGGCCTGATGTATTACGCCGTCGGGCGTGGCGATTCCATGGTCGCCGCGCAGGAGGCCTCGTGA
- a CDS encoding phosphoethanolamine transferase → MPTDSDRRANATDGRMKRVFRCLRRGLFGVRPQAGVAGGLLATVVMSLLASVVPLIYHGLLEGGLILIGNLLLWPCLLAGVHRRGWRWPTLGLMAALGVNLSASVVSAVYYDSRYGLAFALSSLDTSRSESMAMLFKFPLALIVPPGFFLLALSLANRHGAGLARARLARRSGIAFLAWMLMLLAGSWQWGRASVPLPITMLAVSPGWNLATTSHAWWEKERFKALMADDYDFGKVTRSPRVPDDAVFVLVIGESQRRDQLSLYGYPRSTTPNLEARRDQLVVFDKAIAPAPQTVLAVPMLASLTDPRTFSPRYLDANLIALANQAGFHTEWLSRQGLDISSEHTWITAIAQRADVAKTIMSDYDDGLLDALDEALARDVKGPKLIVLHLYGSHPPASLQYPKALRYFLTPDSTKPLTDAYDDSIRFTDQVLEGVFQRLEGRPAGVLYLSDHGLEHDPLSDAYVHGGDRPSQAPFRIPLWLWQAGQGPNPEREMTRLRSHADEPFASFDLPYLASDWMGIHFSGNKPCLSPWSSCYHPRAHHPVLDQLGRLNFFESLPSDYLSRPLAPGAEELEEAVQATTRLLENPGFMPDEDSGFAMPDKVPGAVLTPSKVSEPIMLSPPSLPSETLKE, encoded by the coding sequence ATGCCTACTGATAGCGACCGTCGCGCAAATGCTACCGATGGCCGAATGAAGCGCGTTTTCAGGTGTCTGCGACGTGGACTGTTTGGCGTTCGCCCTCAGGCAGGCGTCGCGGGTGGTCTGCTCGCCACTGTCGTGATGTCGTTACTGGCGAGTGTGGTGCCACTGATCTACCACGGTCTGCTGGAAGGTGGCCTCATCCTGATCGGCAACTTGCTGCTGTGGCCATGCTTGCTGGCGGGCGTGCATCGTCGTGGTTGGCGTTGGCCGACGCTAGGATTGATGGCGGCGCTGGGCGTTAACCTGTCAGCCAGCGTGGTCAGCGCGGTCTATTATGACTCACGCTATGGACTGGCGTTTGCGCTGAGCTCACTCGACACCAGTCGTAGTGAGTCAATGGCGATGCTATTCAAGTTTCCGTTGGCGCTTATCGTGCCGCCGGGCTTCTTCCTGCTGGCGCTGTCACTGGCCAATCGCCACGGTGCGGGGCTTGCGCGGGCACGGCTGGCCAGGCGCAGTGGTATTGCCTTCCTCGCCTGGATGTTGATGTTGCTGGCAGGCAGCTGGCAGTGGGGACGCGCCAGCGTGCCACTTCCCATCACGATGCTGGCGGTATCTCCGGGCTGGAATCTGGCGACTACTTCGCATGCCTGGTGGGAAAAGGAGCGCTTCAAGGCACTAATGGCGGATGACTACGACTTCGGCAAGGTGACTCGCAGTCCTCGAGTGCCGGATGATGCAGTTTTCGTATTGGTGATTGGTGAATCTCAGCGGCGTGATCAGCTGTCCCTGTATGGTTATCCGCGTTCGACGACACCCAATCTTGAGGCGCGTCGCGACCAGCTGGTCGTGTTCGACAAGGCGATAGCACCGGCCCCGCAGACCGTCTTGGCAGTCCCGATGTTGGCGAGCCTGACGGACCCACGGACGTTCTCACCGCGCTATCTGGATGCCAATCTGATTGCGCTCGCCAATCAAGCCGGATTTCATACCGAATGGCTGTCGCGGCAGGGGCTTGATATCAGCTCTGAGCACACTTGGATAACCGCGATCGCTCAACGTGCAGACGTCGCGAAGACCATCATGAGTGATTACGACGATGGCCTGCTGGATGCGCTTGATGAGGCATTGGCGCGTGACGTCAAGGGGCCCAAGCTGATTGTGCTGCATCTCTATGGCAGTCATCCACCGGCGAGTCTGCAGTATCCAAAAGCGTTACGGTATTTCCTGACGCCAGACAGCACAAAGCCGCTGACCGATGCTTACGATGACAGCATTCGCTTTACCGATCAGGTACTGGAAGGCGTCTTCCAGCGCCTGGAAGGACGCCCGGCGGGCGTGCTCTATCTCTCCGATCATGGCCTGGAGCATGACCCGCTAAGCGATGCTTACGTGCATGGCGGCGATCGTCCTAGTCAGGCGCCATTCCGTATCCCCCTTTGGCTGTGGCAGGCAGGGCAAGGGCCTAATCCAGAACGTGAGATGACACGATTGCGCAGTCATGCCGACGAGCCCTTTGCCAGCTTTGACCTTCCCTATCTCGCCAGCGATTGGATGGGCATACATTTTTCGGGCAATAAGCCTTGCCTGTCGCCTTGGTCGTCGTGTTACCACCCGCGTGCACATCATCCCGTACTGGATCAATTGGGCCGCTTGAACTTCTTCGAGAGTCTACCGTCCGATTATCTTTCTCGCCCGCTGGCGCCAGGGGCTGAAGAACTGGAAGAGGCGGTTCAGGCGACGACACGACTATTGGAAAATCCTGGTTTCATGCCTGATGAAGACTCCGGATTTGCTATGCCGGACAAGGTTCCCGGGGCTGTCCTGACGCCGTCGAAAGTCTCGGAACCGATCATGCTGTCACCCCCTTCATTACCCTCAGAAACTCTCAAGGAATGA